In Lactuca sativa cultivar Salinas chromosome 5, Lsat_Salinas_v11, whole genome shotgun sequence, the DNA window gagggcgggtgcccaaggaatggtttaaatgatagtttatacttgttgtctgtgtgatacttgtatgtgcctggtagggaggtgagtgtgggcgaggtcccgtacctcaccaatagcagagtgtggatggtgttccatatctcagtagcagcatagcaggggcgaggcccaagttagggaaggagtgagggtgggctgggctcgtacctcactatcatcaggagtatggacggggttccatgactcatcagtagcaggacaagggcggggcccagagataggcgaggccttagaacaagagtcgttagtatatgtttagcttatgtgatgttatgtgatatgtgtatgtgctattatatgtcagtgggcggggccctgtgacaggcgaggcctaagtgaaacagatatgtatccgagcggggctcgaagccaggcggggcctggggtggcggggccgttgtagcgggcgagacccgaggtagggggcgaggcccaggatagcgggcgtggcccggtatgtgcagtatgtggttatgcatggtatgtggtagggtaaggaactcactaagcttcgtgcttatagttttcagttttgttttcaggtacttccagtagcggagggaagagctcggggtgatcgcatggcacacaccatagtttagacagcctaggaatatttactctgataacgaatatgtattttggaaactaatactttgtttatgttttgaaatgatgaatttgcttaatgtaatgttttattaaaagaaatttttagtcttgaattttgggacgttacaagttggtatcagagccttggtttgagggtttcgggcatgctctcgggtgtacctgaactcaaactgaggggtcggatgaaaagttttcaaaaatgaaaagacagtttcgtAAAAAGATTTTTGAGATATTCGGCCATTTTGGCAGAGTTTGTTGCATCCGCTCCTCTCACGCCCCTGCTTAAACCTGACAATGAGATCCGTCCAATTGCAATAGGCACTATAAGGAGACGTCTGGTTTCCAAGGTTGCCATGAAAGGTGTGGGTAAAGAAATAGACAAGTACCTTAATGATTCTCGGTTCGGGGTTGGTGTGTCCGGGGGTGCTGAGGTTGTGTTACACAATGCCAATAGGGTGTTGAGTCGACACCATGTTGATGGGTCTCTTGCAATGCTGACAATGGATTTCTCGAATGCCTTTTAACCTAGTGGATAGATCAATATTGTTCCATGAGGTTAAGAGGATGTGCTCTTCTATTTCTTTGTGGGTGAATTTCTTGTACGGGCAAGCAACGAGACGTTATATCGGAGACCAACATATATGGTCTGCCACTGAGGTGCAACAAGGCGACCCCTTAGGCCTTCTTCTTTTTGCCCTCGTTTTGCACTCACTTGTGCACAAGATTAGAGACAACTGTAAGCTCCTTCTCCATGCTTGGTATCTATATAATGGGACTGTTATTGGGGATTCAGAGAAGGTGGCTAAAGTGTTGAACGTTATTCGGGTGAACGGTCCAGGCTTGGGTCTTGAGTTTAACATCAAGcaaatgaagatttttttggcCCTTTTGAGATGGTAGGAAGCTTCGTGCCGATTTATTCCCAACGGATATAGGGAGACCTTCTTTGGGGGCGAAGCTCCTTGGGGGGCTGTTAGCAGAGACACATGGTTTATTAGCGGGCTGGCCATGAAGAGAGCGGTCAATGTTGTTGATTTGATGGGTTTTTTTCCACAACTATGTGACCCGCAAAGTGAACTCCTTTTGCTTCGATCATGTATGGGCATTGCAAAACTtttctttggtttaaggacaTGTCATTCGGTGCACATAGAAGAGGCAACTTTGTTCTTTGACAACGGATTGCACAGGTCTATCGAGGATATGGTGGTATGTGGAGGCCCCTTCTTTGGAGACATCCAATGGATTCTGGCTTCCTTACCTATTCGTTTCGGTGGTTTGGGTTTGTCCTTGGCATACGATGTTTCCTCCTACGCATTTGTAGTCTTgaaggtccaatcttgggcattacaagaccacatcttacgtaACAATGGCATATGTGGTATGGAATCTGATTACCTATGTGTTATGACTCGTCTGCGCGATACGATTCCGAGATTCGACTGTagcggtttcactaataaggacatCGTCCCCTAAATCCCAAAAAGCATTGGCGTGTGCCCTTTTTAGCAAAATCGTCAAAGATATAGAAATCGACTTCGACATGACTGTTAGACAGAAAGTAGTTTTGAGTGTCTTCGAGCACCTCATGCTCAGGATTTTCTGCTAACTATCCTCATTGATTCCCTTGACCAGCATATGTCTCTTGTGGAGTACCGAACTATCCTTCGTTACTGCCTCATGATTCCTCTATTCTCAATTGACAAGATATGCCCAATTTGCCACAATGCATGTTTGGACACCTTTATGAAACATACAGTTCATTGTAGAGAGTTCCCTGGTTTCAAATACAGACATGATGTGGTTAgggatgttctctttgatgcttgtcgGTGTGCTGGTATTTCTACGAAGAAAGAAGCGCCAACGAACTTTTTGACGGACCCACAAGATGAAAGATCCACACTTAAATCggctgacattttggtctttAGATGGGTAGGAGGGAAGCACACATGTGTGGATCTTACTGGGGTCTCTCCTCTCGTCGATTTGAGGAGTAGGGGTTTCACAGCAGGGCACGCTGCTTTGAAAGCCGATGCGTGCAAAGTGGCaaagcacgagaatgcatgtatagaaaatcaacatgtgtttgtaccttttgcatttgatacatttggttttctcgcatCAGAGGCGATGGAGCTCCTCAACAGAGTCCAACAGGTCATTaattctaatgtcatatctcctagattcacaaatgttgttttcaaatGAATTAGTTTTGTCATCCAGAAAGGGCTAGTGGCGCAACTTATTGCCCGTTTGCCTTCCATCAATATGTATTGAACTATattattctgaaaaaaaaaattgaagttgtAAAATAACATCATAAATAAATCAAGAAAACCTTATCGTCTCTTACATAGTTACATAGACAATCCATTTATGTGATGgattaaagtaaaatacatataaattttAGTACCCTTATTAAACCAGGCCCAGTCCGTATATGATTCAAGCCCATTCAAATTCCACCATCTGAAATAGGTTCTGCAACTTATATAAACATATGTTTTAGGGTTCAATAAAAAGAGATCATCGAAGAGGGTGTGCGGCTGCGAGTGAGGAGGAGAGGCGCAGTTCAACCGGACGAGACTACCGGAGATCTCCAAGTCGTCACTACAACGCAACCATGGTATGCTCCTTCTCTTCTGTATCTTACTTACAGAAACATTCATTCGAATGCCATTTTGAATTTGATGGCTTCTGCTCTTATGTCCAGTTCATGAAATTTATCCATTATTTGTAATCTGCAAGTTATTTGATCTTGATGATCCGTTTATCGTTCGATTATGAAAATGTTATGCGATCTACAAACAGTTTTGGTTTTGTTTGGCATACTGTTGGACTTCGAGGCCTTCAACTATACACTTTACGTAGTTTCGTATCCATCGTGAATCTGTTAGGTTTTATGATAGTTTGTCTTGAAATTAGCCGAGTCTGTTACTTAAAACAAATGCGATGTTTGTGTTAAAACATCTTTCTACTCGAAGTGAAGTTGACATTTATGGATTTGTAGGTCGTGTATTGGGATTTATGCCATTTGAACTCTTAGAATATGTTTACTGACATTGTTTTGTTCTCTATTAAAGGCGAGGGGTTTGAAGAAGCACATGAAGAGGCTCAATGCGCCTAAGCATTGGATGCTCGATAAACTTGGTGGTGCTTTCGTAAGTTACTCTTTCTGAACTCTTAGTTCTTGTCATTTCTGTAATTGATTTTCTCATTGGTGATTACATGTTATTTAATCTTCTTACTTGTTGTATTCAAGGCTCCCAAACCTTCAtctggaccacacaaatcaagggAATGCTTGCCCTTGATCCTGATCCTTCGTAACAGGTTGAAATATGCTTTGACTTATCGTGAGGTTCAATCTATTCTGATGCAAAGGCATGTGCTTGTTGACAACAAGGTCAGGACTGACAAAACTTACCCTGCTGGTTTCATGGGTGAGTAGACTATTCACAGCTTTATACAACTGAATGGATACAGACACTGATTAGAAATTCTTTGCTTTTCTTAACACAATAGATGTTGTCTCCATTCCCAAAACAAATGAGAACTTCCGTCTTCTTTATGACACCAAAGGAAGATTCAGACTCCACTCAGTCAGGGATGAAGAATCCaaggtttgtttttttttttttcagattacaTTATCTGATCAaagtaaaagtttttttttgtctaaAAAGATATTTCTTTTTTGCAGTTTAAATTGTGCAAGGTAAGATCAGTCCAATTTGGGTCAAAGGGGATTCCATACATCAACACATACGATGGAAGAACAATCCGTTACCCTGACCCTTTAATCAAAGCTAATGACACCATTAAACTTGATCTGGATTCCAACAAGATTGTTGATTTCATCAAATTTGATGTGGGAAATGTTGTGATGGTGACTGGAGGAAGAAACACAGGGCGTGTTGGAATCTTGAAGAACAGGG includes these proteins:
- the LOC111890752 gene encoding 40S ribosomal protein S4, encoding MARGLKKHMKRLNAPKHWMLDKLGGAFAPKPSSGPHKSRECLPLILILRNRLKYALTYREVQSILMQRHVLVDNKVRTDKTYPAGFMDVVSIPKTNENFRLLYDTKGRFRLHSVRDEESKFKLCKVRSVQFGSKGIPYINTYDGRTIRYPDPLIKANDTIKLDLDSNKIVDFIKFDVGNVVMVTGGRNTGRVGILKNREKHKGSFETVHIQDSTGHEFATRLGNVFTLGKGTKPWVSLPKGKGIKLTIIEEARKRQAAVAATA